TTTCCATCTAATATTGCCCCTTTTGTGGGGAcgaactcattctgattggccggGCCTGGCTGCAAgagccctccaaggcccaccccaTGGCTGCACCCTTGCACTGTCATGCGAAATCCATCGATTAGGGACTAATGAagtcatttcaattgactgacttcaTTATGTGGACTAACTCAGTAAATTCTTTGAAGTTACCTTTAtattggcctcccgagtggcgcagaggtttgaagcactgcatctccgtgcaagaggcgtcaccacagtccctggtttgaatccaggctgcatcacattcggccgtgactgggagtcccatagggcggctcacaattgtcccagggtcatccaggtttggccgtcattgtaaataagaatttattcttaactcacttgccaagttaaaaaaacaaatatattccttgctaaaaggtgagccacttttAATGCTACCGGTTATCCTGAGTTGAGCTCACCGAATTTACCTCACCAACTCCTCAAACCTGTTTCGTAGTACACCCTCCTAGAGGGCAACATTCAGATTTTGGTGAATCTATGAGCCCTGCTGTCTAAGTCCTGAGTTAGAGTCATCGTTTAAATAATTTGTTGCCTAGCTAGTCGGCCAAGTTCAAGGTATAAACCACCATTAATTTAAGTCGTCTCTCCTGGTACACTAGATCTACTTCCTCTCTGATCCCACCCTGGACGTATGATGAGCATAGCTGAGAAGGTCCATTTTAGAATGAAATAGAACACTGCAAGCAACATCACACAGTGGATTCTTTTCAGTCTAGGTCATGTTATTTATTTCCAAGACAAGTGCAGTGGTATAGGCCGAATTCAAGGCAGCAAGTGTACACAGGAGAAATAAAACCACTGCCTGCAGCCAGCCACACGTATAATACATCAGAAAGCTTTAAGGGACTTGTCCAACTTATTCATTGTTGTGAAGAGAAGTTAGGATGTCAGTGCCATGTGTGTTGGAATCAGTCGGCAGCAGTGGTGTTGGAATCTTCTTCGATGGTGTAATAAATGCTAAACTGTGCATTGTTATTCTgggaaagacaggacaggaacatGGTTAGAATACAGTGTGATAATGACTACATTTAcaaaggcagcccaattctgatatttttcctgTCTGTGTGCACACGTCTTTACCACATTGATAGAGTTTGTTAAGGCGTGCTATGTCCAGGGGGCTCAGGTGATTTCTCTGTCCAATCTGGACTCCACTCTTCTTGGAGTCAATAGTGGGGTTCCGGTTTGATGAGAAGTAATAACTGCCAGGAGAAACCCAACAATGGGGATTTGAGGAAATGCTACTTTAACAAGGACTGCATCacaatgtcaccctattcccaatatagtgcacctagtttgaccagagcccaggtcaaaagtagtgacttaaatagggagccatttgggacacacagagAAATGTTACTGGAGCTGGATACTGATGATACAACTCATCTTTACTTATTGCTAGCAGTTTAAAAACAAGGCGAGGAAAATTGAGACTTCATTGggaataaggaggagaggagtgtgactGACGTTCCGTAGTGCATTATGGAGTCGTAGTCATAGGGCAGATCCTGAGTGTCTCCTTCCTTCACCTTAAAGTTATCTTCTTTTCCTGGAAGTTAAAAGAGGCAGACGTGACTGGTGGACACTGCTGGGTGTGATTGTGATATAGGGAATGAAAGTGGAAATCTAGACAAGTTGTTGAGATGGAAACCATTAAGTTGAACCTCTAGCAGGAGGAAACTCTACACGATTCAAGGCATGACTATTGCATCTTACCTAAGGAAACCCATAGCGGGTGGCCTTCAAGTTCAAGAGCTTACATGTTATCCCAGGATACCCATTACGGGTGGCAACTGTAGATGACAATGTGGTGCTATTCATGTAAGGGGAATTTAGCGAACAAGGTTGCTGCGTTCACACCAGGGGAAATTCGCAGGAGTTAACGAATTCAGTTATATTCCACATAATTGGAAATTAGTCTATGAAATACATAGTATTGGTTTCAAACTGAAGAACACTGATGGTTATAGAGCTGGTGCTGTGAGATTAGGATATCAGGATTCAAGGTTACTATGATATTAGGCTATCAGGACCTGCTTAGACAAAGCAATTTTAACAGTAGAGAACAGGGTTGCAATGTATGGGGAAATTAATGGCTGCAGGAATGAGTACATGATAAATGGAACATTTAGGCATAAATATATGAACGCCTGTTCTGTCCTTGTGGTGTACTGTCTATTTTTGTTATGTAGGGTTTCATGGtgtctggaccccaggaagagcagctgctgcttTAGCAGTACCTAATGTCAATAGTTATTCTATACGGTCTTCACTCCAGACTACAAAAAGCTCAACAAGGTGTGCTAGTGTTGGGCTGGTACAAATGCCTGCACACTGCAGCTCTTCGGTTTAGCATGTGTTGGTGTGAGTTACCTGAGACCACGTTGTCCCACTGTATGGTGATGTATTGGTCACGGTCTGGCCGTGTGTGCTCGTGGTGCAGGCCCAGGGCATGCATCAGCTCATGACACAGGTTCCCCACGTTACAGGCTCTACCGAAGTACAGAGGCTGGGCCCCGCCCTGAAAACCTACATACGACGCACAGCTAGAGTTAAGGGAAGAAaggtgagagaagggggagaaagagtggatatgacaggaagagagaaaaataaaggaaaatgaAGGAGCGGTTGTGAGTTAACTGTAAACTGCTGGGAAGGAGAGTGTGTTAATGTGACCATTTTGGACTCACCCTGTCCCAGAGATTAACTCTATGTAGTTAATCTCATTGGTGTATTCGTGGAAGAGGATACACGTCTGGTCTGAAATCATCTTGAACGCTGCTAGCATAGTTTCCTTTCTGTCCACTGTGGGGGATCAGAGACAATGCATATCATTCTCACTGTATTAGAAATCATCTAGTGTTAGTGCTCATCTCTCCTACTGTATTCGACACTCACCCAGATCACCGTTGATCTTGTAGGGGATAGAAGTGACGCCTTCATTCTCCGGCCAAAGTGACTTCACAGCTAATCGGTCTTCCTGTAGAACAAAACACCTAGTCTTAAATCCAGCTGTCGCTAGAGTATAGGCCTCAAATTAAAATTGTTATTTCAGCATTTCCCCTAtgaatttttttaaattctaaaaTGGTAAAACTATTTCAAAgtaaacttaaatgactaaaa
The DNA window shown above is from Oncorhynchus tshawytscha isolate Ot180627B linkage group LG20, Otsh_v2.0, whole genome shotgun sequence and carries:
- the LOC121840203 gene encoding astacin-like metalloprotease toxin 5 — translated: MVWLLILWVVQVGSVPIANFTNATTSNATFPATVDNSKNPINNSTNVTFSATGSTASMGPRHRQNDWYKTPETREEDLQFDLAIMEGDILVSEDRLAVKSLWPENEGVTSIPYKINGDLVDRKETMLAAFKMISDQTCILFHEYTNEINYIELISGTGCASYVGFQGGAQPLYFGRACNVGNLCHELMHALGLHHEHTRPDRDQYITIQWDNVVSGKEDNFKVKEGDTQDLPYDYDSIMHYGTYYFSSNRNPTIDSKKSGVQIGQRNHLSPLDIARLNKLYQCE